One genomic region from Sciurus carolinensis chromosome 2, mSciCar1.2, whole genome shotgun sequence encodes:
- the LOC124976698 gene encoding LOW QUALITY PROTEIN: heterogeneous nuclear ribonucleoprotein F-like (The sequence of the model RefSeq protein was modified relative to this genomic sequence to represent the inferred CDS: inserted 2 bases in 1 codon), protein MMLEPEGGEVFVVKLHGLPWSCRTFSXRLHNEVAGVHFIYTRENRHCGEAFVELESEDDVKMALQKDRESMGHRYIEVFKSHRTEMDWVLKHSGPNSADIGNDSFVQLGGLPFGYTKEEIVQFFSGLEIVPNWITLPVDPKGKITGEAFVQFASQELAEKALGKHMEVFKSSQEEVRSYSDLPLKFMSVQRPGPYDWPDTAQRYIGIVKQVDLERMRTGAYSAGYGGYEEYSSLSDSYRFTTDLFGRGLSYCLSGMYDHRYGDGELTVQSTTGHCVHMRGLPYKTTENNIYNFFFPLNPVRVHVEIGPDGRLTVKVDVEFATHEEAVATMSKDRANMQHRYLELFLNSTTGASNGAYSSQLMQGMGVSAAQATYSGLESQSVSGCYGAGHSCQNSVGGYD, encoded by the exons ATGATGCTGGAACCTGAGGGAGGTGAAGTTTTTGTGGTCAAGCTCCATGGCCTGCCCTGGTCATGCAGAACTTTCTC CCGACTGCACAATGAGGTTGCAGGTGTCCATTTCATTTACACTAGAGAAAACAGGCATTGTGGTGAGGCTTTTGTTGAACTTGAATCAGAAGATGATGTAAAAATGGCCCTGCAAAAAGACAGGGAAAGCATGGGACACCGGTACATCGAGGTGTTCAAATCACACAGAACTGAGATGGATTGGGTATTGAAGCACAGTGGTCCAAACAGCGCTGACATTGGGAATGACAGCTTCGTGCAACTTGGGGGACTCCCGTTTGGATacacaaaggaagaaatagtTCAGTTCTTCTCAGGGTTGGAAATTGTGCCAAATTGGATCACATTGCCTGTGGATCCTAAGGGCAAGATTACAGGGGAGGCATTTGTGCAGTTTGCCTCACAGGAATTAGCTGAAAAGGCTCTAGGGAAGCACATGGAAGTGTTTAAGAGCAGTCAGGAGGAGGTCAGGTCATACTCTGATCTGCCTCTGAAGTTCATGTCTGTGCAGCGGCCAGGGCCCTATGACTGGCCAGACACAGCCCAGAGGTACATTGGCATCGTGAAGCAGGTGGACCTGGAGAGAATGAGGACTGGTGCCTACAGTGCAGGCTATGGGGGCTATGAGGAGTACAGCAGCCTGAGTGATAGCTACCGCTTTACCACCGACCTGTTTGGGAGAGGCCTCAGTTACTGTCTCTCAGGAATGTATGACCATAGATATGGAGATGGTGAATTGACAGTGCAGAGCACCACTGGCCACTGTGTCCACATGAGGGGGCTGCCCTACAAAACAACCGAGAACAACATTTACAACTTCTTCTTTCCACTCAACCCTGTGAGAGTCCATGTTGAGATTGGCCCTGATGGTAGATTGACAGTCAAAGTAGATGTTGAATTTGCCACCCATGAAGAAGCTGTGGCAACTATGTCAAAAGACAGGGCAAACATGCAGCACAGATATTTAGAACTCTTCCTGAATTCAACAACAGGAGCCAGCAATGGGGCTTATAGCAGCCAGCTGATGCAAGGCATGGGGGTGTCAGCTGCCCAGGCCACCTACAGTGGCCTGGAGAGCCAGTCAGTGAGTGGCTGTTATGGGGCCGGCCATAGCTGTCAGAATAGCGTGGGTGGATATGACTAG